Proteins found in one Corynebacterium sanguinis genomic segment:
- a CDS encoding DedA family protein, whose amino-acid sequence MIDSLISFLENLMQMPIFYPLVTLLIIGDALAPIIPSETVLNLAGAFSASVGVPNPMGVIIAAIIGAIIGDNICFLLGSRLIKVVNRLDPDSKAGTAITWVRRNMKRRAGATIIVARFIPWARWVATIVLGSVGYNWFAFFFYDTIGVIIWALLSVGVGYLGGSLFADWPLLALIVGVTLGSLVGFGIQKLQVRLFEWLDVRRGVSKL is encoded by the coding sequence GTGATCGATTCCCTCATCAGCTTCCTCGAGAACCTGATGCAGATGCCCATCTTTTATCCGCTGGTCACGCTCCTTATCATCGGCGACGCGCTCGCGCCGATCATCCCCTCGGAGACGGTGCTCAACCTCGCGGGCGCGTTTTCCGCCTCCGTGGGCGTGCCCAACCCCATGGGGGTGATCATCGCCGCGATCATCGGCGCGATCATCGGCGATAACATCTGCTTCCTGCTCGGCAGTCGTCTGATCAAAGTGGTCAACCGCCTCGACCCAGACTCGAAGGCCGGCACCGCGATCACGTGGGTACGCAGGAACATGAAGCGCCGCGCCGGCGCCACGATCATCGTCGCGCGGTTTATTCCCTGGGCGCGCTGGGTGGCCACCATTGTGCTCGGCTCGGTGGGCTACAACTGGTTCGCCTTCTTCTTCTACGACACCATCGGCGTGATCATCTGGGCCCTGCTCAGCGTCGGCGTGGGCTACCTGGGCGGTTCCCTGTTCGCCGACTGGCCGCTGCTGGCCTTGATCGTAGGCGTGACCCTCGGCTCGCTCGTCGGCTTCGGTATCCAGAAGCTCCAGGTGCGCCTGTTCGAGTGGCTGGACGTGCGCCGCGGGGTGTCCAAGCTCTGA
- a CDS encoding cold-shock protein, whose translation MATGTVKWFNAEKGFGFIAPDDGSADVFVHYSEIQGNGFRTLEENQQVEFEIGDGAKGPQAQAVRPL comes from the coding sequence ATGGCTACCGGAACTGTCAAATGGTTCAACGCTGAAAAGGGCTTCGGCTTCATCGCTCCCGACGACGGCTCTGCCGACGTCTTCGTTCACTACTCCGAGATCCAGGGCAACGGCTTCCGTACCCTCGAGGAGAACCAGCAGGTCGAGTTCGAGATCGGCGACGGCGCCAAGGGCCCGCAGGCCCAGGCTGTTCGCCCGCTCTAA
- the topA gene encoding type I DNA topoisomerase yields MADNGKTLVIVESATKAKKIQKYLGNDFIVEASVGHIRDLPGRAADIPAKYKNEPWAKLGVNPEDGFEAIYVVSPDKKKKVADLKAKLKESDKLLLATDPDREGEAIAWHLLETLKPQVPVERMVFNEITESAIRDAAENTRELDHNLVDAQETRRILDRLYGYEVSPVLWKKVMPRLSAGRVQSVATRVIVERERERMAFISAEYWDLTATLKGASEFDAKLVSVDTRRVAQGRDFDDRGRVKSADVYVVDQAAAEALAEGLENRDMSVADVEEKPYSRRPYAPFMTSTLQQEAGRKLHFTSARTMRIAQRLYENGHITYMRTDSTALSAQGLEAARTAATELYDANYVTAQPRTYARKAKNSQEAHEAIRPAGERFSTPGQLANSLDAEEFKLYELIWQRTVASQMEDARGTSMKVTVAGEAATGEKVEFAATGRTITFPGWLRAYSDTQDNETHLPQMSKGDVLSTVKITADGHSTNPPARYNEASLVKKMEDLGIGRPSTYASIIKTIQDRGYVVARGNALVPTWVAFSVIGLMENNFDALVDYDFTSSMEDELDEIAQGNENRTQWLTGFYFGDASADDNMADAIARRGGLKHIIEDNLESIDARQVNSLKLFDDSEGRPINVRVGRYGPYIEREVGTTADGEPEYQRANLPESATPDEITLEMAEKLFAIPQSGRELGVNPGNGRTVVAKEGRYGPYVTELVRDDERATAEANAEEVVAQERAEEDAQRAAEGKRAKNWETKTAAAQKEKRINTLVDEQLKPATASLFSTMEPAEVTLEQALQLLSLPREVGVDPADGEMITAQNGRYGPYLKKGSDSRSLANEEQIFSITLEEARRIYAEPKRRGRAAAKPPLKMLGDNDVSGKPMSIKDGRFGPYVTDGETNASLQRGDTPETMTDERANELLSARRAREADEGAATKTTAKKAAKKAAKKAVKKPAKTTKRVVKAKRRS; encoded by the coding sequence GTGGCGGATAACGGTAAGACCCTCGTCATCGTCGAGTCGGCGACGAAGGCCAAGAAGATCCAGAAGTACCTGGGCAACGATTTCATCGTCGAAGCCTCCGTGGGCCACATCCGTGATCTCCCCGGCCGCGCGGCCGACATCCCGGCGAAGTACAAGAACGAGCCCTGGGCGAAGCTGGGCGTCAACCCGGAGGACGGGTTCGAGGCGATCTACGTGGTCAGCCCCGACAAGAAGAAGAAGGTCGCGGACCTCAAGGCCAAGCTGAAGGAGTCCGACAAGCTCCTGCTCGCCACAGACCCGGACCGTGAGGGCGAGGCGATTGCCTGGCACCTTTTGGAAACGCTCAAGCCGCAGGTCCCCGTCGAGCGCATGGTGTTTAACGAGATCACCGAGTCCGCGATCCGCGACGCGGCCGAGAACACCCGCGAGCTCGACCACAACCTGGTCGACGCCCAGGAGACCCGCCGTATCCTGGACCGCCTCTACGGTTACGAAGTCAGCCCGGTGCTGTGGAAAAAGGTCATGCCGCGCCTGTCGGCGGGGCGCGTGCAGTCGGTGGCGACCCGCGTCATCGTCGAGCGCGAGCGCGAGCGCATGGCGTTTATCTCCGCCGAGTACTGGGACCTCACCGCGACGCTGAAGGGCGCTAGCGAGTTCGACGCGAAGCTGGTGAGCGTCGATACGCGCCGTGTTGCTCAGGGCCGCGACTTCGACGACCGCGGCCGCGTGAAGTCCGCGGACGTGTACGTGGTTGACCAGGCCGCCGCCGAGGCGCTGGCCGAGGGGCTGGAAAACCGGGATATGAGCGTTGCGGACGTCGAGGAGAAGCCGTATTCGCGCAGGCCATACGCCCCGTTTATGACCTCGACGCTGCAGCAGGAGGCGGGCCGGAAGCTGCACTTCACCTCCGCCCGCACGATGCGTATCGCGCAGCGCCTGTACGAAAACGGCCACATCACCTACATGCGTACGGACTCCACCGCGCTGTCGGCCCAGGGCCTGGAAGCGGCGCGCACGGCCGCCACAGAGCTCTACGACGCGAACTACGTCACCGCGCAGCCGCGCACGTATGCGCGCAAGGCGAAGAACTCCCAGGAGGCGCACGAGGCGATTCGCCCTGCTGGCGAGCGCTTTTCCACCCCCGGGCAGCTGGCCAACTCGCTCGACGCCGAGGAGTTCAAGCTCTACGAGCTGATTTGGCAGCGCACCGTCGCCTCCCAGATGGAAGACGCCCGCGGCACCTCGATGAAGGTCACGGTCGCGGGCGAGGCGGCCACGGGCGAGAAGGTCGAGTTCGCCGCCACCGGCCGCACGATCACGTTCCCGGGCTGGTTGCGCGCCTACTCCGATACCCAGGACAACGAGACGCACCTGCCGCAGATGAGCAAGGGAGACGTCCTGTCCACGGTGAAGATCACTGCCGACGGCCACTCCACCAACCCGCCGGCGCGCTACAACGAGGCCAGCCTGGTCAAGAAGATGGAGGACCTCGGCATCGGGCGCCCGTCGACGTACGCCTCGATTATCAAGACCATTCAGGACCGCGGTTACGTGGTGGCCCGCGGCAACGCCTTGGTGCCTACGTGGGTGGCGTTTTCGGTCATCGGGCTGATGGAGAACAACTTCGACGCGCTGGTGGATTACGACTTCACCTCCTCGATGGAGGACGAGCTCGACGAGATCGCTCAGGGCAACGAGAACCGCACGCAGTGGCTCACCGGCTTCTACTTTGGCGATGCCTCCGCCGACGACAATATGGCCGACGCGATCGCCCGCCGCGGTGGCCTCAAGCACATCATTGAGGACAACCTCGAGTCCATCGACGCCCGCCAGGTCAACTCGCTGAAGCTTTTCGACGACTCCGAGGGACGCCCCATCAACGTTCGTGTCGGCAGGTACGGCCCGTACATCGAGCGGGAGGTGGGCACGACCGCCGACGGCGAGCCCGAGTACCAGCGCGCGAACCTGCCGGAGTCCGCCACCCCGGACGAGATCACCCTGGAGATGGCGGAGAAGCTGTTCGCGATTCCGCAGTCGGGCCGCGAGCTGGGTGTCAACCCCGGCAACGGCCGCACGGTGGTGGCCAAGGAGGGCCGTTACGGCCCGTACGTCACTGAGCTCGTGCGTGACGATGAGCGCGCGACCGCCGAAGCCAACGCCGAGGAGGTCGTGGCGCAGGAGCGGGCGGAGGAAGACGCGCAGCGCGCCGCGGAGGGAAAGCGGGCGAAGAACTGGGAGACCAAGACCGCTGCCGCGCAGAAGGAAAAGCGCATCAACACGCTCGTCGACGAGCAGCTCAAGCCCGCCACCGCGTCGCTGTTTTCCACCATGGAGCCCGCCGAGGTCACCCTCGAGCAGGCGTTGCAGCTGCTCAGCTTGCCGCGAGAGGTGGGCGTGGACCCGGCGGATGGGGAGATGATCACCGCCCAGAACGGCCGCTACGGCCCGTACCTGAAGAAGGGCAGCGACTCGCGCTCGCTGGCGAACGAGGAACAGATCTTCAGCATCACGCTGGAGGAGGCCCGCCGGATCTACGCCGAGCCGAAGCGCCGGGGCCGCGCCGCGGCGAAGCCCCCGCTGAAGATGCTGGGCGATAACGACGTTTCCGGCAAGCCGATGAGCATCAAGGACGGCCGCTTCGGCCCGTACGTCACCGACGGTGAAACCAACGCCTCGCTGCAGCGCGGCGACACCCCGGAAACCATGACGGACGAGCGCGCCAACGAGTTGCTGTCAGCGCGTCGAGCCCGCGAGGCGGACGAGGGGGCGGCGACCAAGACAACTGCCAAGAAGGCGGCCAAGAAGGCGGCCAAGAAGGCAGTGAAGAAGCCCGCGAAAACCACCAAGCGCGTAGTCAAGGCGAAGCGGAGGAGCTAG